TTTGAGACGCTCTCGGTAAAGTCTAGTGCGCTCAAAGGCAACCATGACTGCAGCGTGGCGAGAAGGCGACCCCTCAAATCTGTTGCGGAAAATGTACCTATTAGCTTCCTACCCCTGCCCTGCATTACATAGTCTCAGAAAACATATGCGAGTTTTTAGTAAGAAATTGGTCAATGACACTGGACGTATCAGAGTGTAACTGCAATacgcaaaaaataaataaaaaccgaCTGTTGCAAGCATGCATggctattattttttaaggaaaTCGGGTATATCATCCATGAGAAACTCCATTTACATACAAAGAGGAATCCATCTAGATTCTTCAATTAGTACCCTTTTGGTTTTGAagaatcaaaaggaaaaaaattgagagaaatGATGGGAACCCAGCCTTATTCTTGAAATCAGTTTCCTTTTCAGCATAGGCCAGCCTAGCATAACGACTAAGTTTATATAGAAAATGCTTGCGGCCACATCTGAAATCTGAGTACATCATGAAAAGTTTTAATCTGTCAAATTGTTCTACTTACATGTATTGTCACCAAACTTGAAAGGTCTacatgagaatgaattaatcaTTACTATGCATGAGTGCCGAAACAGAGATGATAGATATCTATTATCTGTTATGTGAGTTGAAGTTGTATCATTTAATTAAGAGAGAGTACTAGCTAGGGAGAACTTGAAAATTGAAGACAAACCAACTGGGCGCTGTTTTAAGAGACTTAACATTTTTAAGCTGCTTATGATCTTCTTGAGCAGGAGCATCGGTGGAGGCTCTGACTATAGGAACAGCATTAAGCATAGCAGCCCTCATGCACTTGATGGCTTCAATGACTGTTGTGCGGTCAGTGATGGCAAAAACATTCGCAGTAACAGCTCCCGATTCTCTCACTGTGCGCGAAATGATACCTTGTATGTCAAATGCATGTTCCTTCAAGAACCTTAACAAGTCCATTTGTGTAAGCATTCGATAGCTAGATGCTGACTCTACAAGTTCCACTCCCGATATGTTTTCCATGTGGCTGTCCAGTGGTACCAAAGCCCGGTGGATTCCTTTGCTAAACAGTTCCATACAATCTAACAAACTGCGTACGTGTCACGATGATAAGcattataaattgacatgacatataatttaatttgtgttagaaagcacagcggaaagtacctcaagCCCAGCTTGtaaagttgctccacaagtttctccagattGACAAGAGTTTTGACTTGGTGGTAAAGCGTACTACGTAgtataaaactagagtaacGCTTTAACACTCTACAGCCTAAATACTActtaagaaagaataaaagagagagagagttttttcttcttctgatCGATGCTATAATCACCAGAGGGGGGGGGGCTTTTTATAGCCCCCTACATGGCTGGCCTCAAAGGCCAGCCTCTGCATGCAATGCATGCAAGTCAtttaacgcatggcttaaagccatgcgttaggTGAAACAGGAAAAAGGTGGGTCTGCCCACGTGGGCGGCCCCATCAATTAACATCTCCCACTCGCACACAGTGGGCATGACCCCAGGTCAGCATCTCTCTAATATTCTCAATCTTATTCATACAAGTAAGTAGGCTGTGCGACCACCAAGCATATCTATAGAAATGTGGGAGTACATACACTAAAtctctcccagagaagactagcatagtaacatccCCAAAAAGTTTGGTTATGTCCTAGACTCATTTGATCGCATCAGTTCAAGCATTTTCGAAACCCTCTTGAGTTTTAGAAAAAACTCAGAACAATGCTCGACTAtctctaaatcatttcaatatgttcacaaccttagtCGCTACCAATATGTAGCGTCATAGTTAACGTCAGCAAACACTATTGAAGATGCGATATCAAAGAATCTTCCttttgcactcatatcattcaactttggtcaaaccgctttcccagcaatgcctctttagaccgtattgatcatggccatagacaacatgccaaagtagcagacatcataacctccatcttgtgacatagtcaaaagtaaaggacacaaaaaaatgagactcacacagtgagaaagaggggaaccatttactcacttactcatttggtcgcataagcacatgtagtatgaagTACATGCTATggtggatttctctttctcaaagagcatatgtctatatcaacaccgtacagatcttagtctagtCGCTTCTCAAGCGTCTAACCTGAGTTCCTCCATTTGCCCGCCTCCAAGGCgtcaaagaggatctcacatctggctaaccacaggctacataggttgtggggtaacccatgcatagtccACTCATTGGATCTTATTTTAGCTCCCACTAAAACgacatatctttgtgtcaacTAACTTATCCATTTGGATAAGTATCTTAGAACACAATatctcatctctactcgcttctcaagcgctagaggcgatcgctcgtgtgagtgagccgatctaagcctgttgacatatcttgtgtgtgaaGACAATACGATAAAGACAATTACTGAATCATATTGTAGGAAATGTTACATCTCAATGTCACAAAAAACATTTACAATCTACGCAGTCCTAGATCCCtaacatgagcctcaaagacatctcttgctataggcttcgttaagggatcagcaaccatgcgaCTCGTAGAGAGATGTTtcagaaccacttccttttgcgctaccatgtctctgatgtagtgatatctgatatctatgtgtttggttcttccatggtacttagagtccttagcatatgcgagAGCAGCCGTGCTATCGCAGAATATTGTCACCGGATCCGAATAATCcgtgccaatgtctaaatgcttgaggaatcttcgtaaccaaacagcttcttgaACTGCTGCAGAACAAGCTATGTATTCTGCCTCCATAGTGAATAAAGCTATACAaggttgtttcttgctgctccatgtaatggcgCCATTATTGAGCAGAAAGACATACCCAGTGGTTGATTTGcgctcatctaggtcactgccccagtcggcatcgctgtaaccttttagctgcaaatctaaaccttgatagcacagcacatagtctgcagttcccttgagatatcgcataatccttttgactgctttccagtgagccagtccggggttagattggaatctactcactaagccaactgcatagcatatgtcaggtcgagtacacatcattgcgtacatcagactacccacagcattagcataagggacacgagccatcttttccttttctatttgagtcttaggacataactctttagataagttctcgctttttgcaacaggggtgtcaatgggtttacattcattcattaggAAACGCTCGAGGACTTTCTTTATATAAGTCTGTTGAgacaaacacaaaagtctccttgagcgatctctgtagatcttaactcccagaatgtattctgctttacccatatccttcatctcaaaattaaaggataaccactcttttgtggcgactatcaaccctttatcatttccagctagtagtatgtcgtcaacatataatgataacataatgaaactcttcttggaccttttgacatagacacaatggtcctctgtgatcatcgtaaacccattcgaaagaacggctcgatggaatctgaggtaccattgcctagatgattgttttaggccatatatagatcgtttgagcttgcacactttgcgctcttgatctttgaccacaaaacccgttggttgatccatatagatctcctcatctagttctccattgagaaatgctgtcttaacatccatttggtagagttccaaatccatgtttgctactatagctagaatcaggcgaattgaagcaaacctcaccactggtgaaaaagtttcctcatagtctataccctcttgctgggtatatcctttcgccactaagcgagctttgtacttatctattaatccatccgacttgcgtttgacttttagaacccatttgttcccaatagtcttacgccctctcggtagatcaaccagatcccagacctggtttgtcttcatagactcaatttcatcattaagagctttcatccactcatctttagtagaagatgagagagcctcatggattgtcctaggctcatcatcatcatgcggagctaccataaaagcttccccttcaatctcaaaacgacgacggggaatactttcacgtgtgcttctacgcggctgaggttgttgtgattgGTTGACAAGCGGTGTGCTCCCACTCGGATTTAAgtttcttttatcatttgtaggagctcgaagaatttcttcctcattctcaactaaattccttggagcactttcctcttgttccacaatctcatgaagttccaaactcctatcaacctcacctctacttggaaattcattttcaatgaagtccacatctcgtgattcaatctcagttacacttccatcagtttgttcacctattaacacataccctttagagtgttccgagtaccttataaagatacacttcttccctctagggcctaatttcccatacttatgagaaagatcatgaacaaaacccgttgaaccccatggccgcaagctactcaaattgggtttctcgccggtccatagttcatatggggtggaagttactgatttggagggcactcggttaagaatgtaggcagcagtcaaaagtgcatccccccaaaaagaaattggtaggtttgcttgcgccatcattgacctaaccatctcaagcagtgttcGATTTCTCCTTTCCGCCACGCCATTTTGCTGTGGCGTACTTGGCATCGTGAactgtcttttgattcctttttcatcacagagccttttaaattgctcagagagatattcacgtcctcggtcagttcttagagtctttaaactcttatctaactgattctcaaccattcttagatatcgcctaaaacattccaatgcttcagacttatgggagattaagtagacatgaccgtaacgtgaaaaatcatctataaaggtgatgaagtagacacctccgtgtcttgccctcacactcattggaccacagatgTCTGAGTGGACTAATTGCAGTGGAAAAGATGCCCTTGTGGCTTTTCCAAATGGTTTTCTCTTAGcttttcccattagacaatgttcacacgtgggcaagatgaccttagcgagattgcctatcaggccttctctagctaatcgagtcattctatcttgccctatatggccaagcctagcatgccatgtgtatgaatccaaattatcaattgatgaagaaagaaaagcaatggattcatttatattagaataaaccaaatccaatatcataaaaccgtcttgAAGAAAAGCTTTGCCATAAAACACATGCCCCAAAAGCaaggaaacataattgttttcaaatacaattcgaaaaccaagtttcaatagagtaacaactgaaagtaagtttcgtcGGATCTCGGGAGCATAAagcacattgtggaggaaaagagtgcggccaccccgcaagtccagcttgtaggtaccaaatcccagtacctccacgctagctccattccccaccttgatatcacggctcccagttggaatccggcgatactccacaaatccgactctatctcgcgctatgtgctcagtcgctcctgaatcaacagtccacaaaggataggattcagcaaccatcacatggctagttacaaaaacaatgcgagaaaagtcagagtgtaccttattcggctcagtgcagtcacgagcgaagtggccaatctttccgcagttgaaacactctaattttgacttgtttttcccgcgcttgcccctcttggtgcgctgagaagttcctgacacttttttaatatgtccagcagctactccattcttggacttcttgcgcttaggccttgatgccttgcgcgaaccagcattagccacataggccgtatgattgggcttagcagcctctaggcgctcagcctccaattccaagtgacgcgagacatcatcaaagtctttgatattctcgttatgcgtcaggttctggctcatattgtcccaagaattcggtagtgatcttatcactgccTGCACTTGCTGTTCATTTGTCAGGTTGTTTCCTGCCGACCTAAGTTCGCGGATCATAGTTGACATAGccctaagatgctgcttcatcgtGTGGTCAGAGCACATCTTATAGGAGTCAAACCTCATGGTTAATCCACGCAACCTAGTGGCTgaagttccaccaaacttcaatTTTAAAGCATTCCACATGCTTTGGGCAGTGTCATAGACCTCGAACTCACACAtcagatcattgtgcatgctgcttaacataattatgcgcgcgcaccgatttttcttagcccattgggtataggcttgttgatctatcttgtgttgttcCGAGTTCCCTTCCTCGGGCTTAGTAAGAGTgtgagataaggcctccaagacctcttgctcatctaagacatactggatcttgcgatgccatatgtcatagttttccccatctaatttctcccctttgtttaagtcggcaacaatactcttggatgccatttcactacaatacgcAAAGACGGGATATTATTCACACACCTTAGAAATCTGCCGCGTCCTTTcaagttagaaaaaaaataatttagacatgtcgcaagatcgaaaaatcgctaggcttcagaatcatctcttgcgccataatatccaattattagatttctaactcaattcccgcgcaaatttaaaaaaaaacgaatatgggagaatttatcatcataaatctcaaccatactcccactatTTTAAGTAGTCATCTAGACCTAATCATatgtaaagacataacctactaaaatccgcagtaaccttttgggccagtctacaaggaCAACTACCCAGACCATggcaacctgttgggccagtctacaaagatggttcatatgagaccattacagtcaatttttcttgttccatcagtgcatttacagttcttactggggtcaccatggtcttttggctattcagtgcatttacagttcttactggggtcactgcAATTCTTTCAGCCTATCATTCACACTGACAATTCTAGCTAAGACCACTTAATgggattttcaattttatcacTGAAAGAAATAGagactaatgtctaaacattcaagtcTCAAACCCAGCtttcatagatgataaaataatcatatttccacatgttcaatacacatatacatgttatcacatttaatctcaaaattaaataaaagatcacatgtaatataacataatggaaaaaaaatatagcatgaaaacaaatattcacatgttatcatatttaatctcataattaaataaaagatcacatgtaatataacaatatatctaaacatatattgaatcatgccaaatttttttttttttttttaattttcgggttttaaaaaaaaatgcaaaaaaaatactGGGCTTAAAAAGCCCAGCCCCCTTCTTTTTGTTCTActtaaacccaaaacaaaaaatggcccaaagGGCCCAAGCCCAGCCCGGCCCACAGAGGATAGATGACTaaagtcatcttcttcctcccgcgagttactgttcacgtgaacagtaacttcgaaaaaaaaaatttccagaaACCGTTTATGGACATCTCCGGCTCCTCCGATCGCCGGAAATCGCTTCCTGAGGAAGCTGGGTGCTGCCGCAGCACCTAGGTGGTGCTGGCAGCACCTCACGGTGCGCGCAGCACCCCACGGTGCGCGCTGCACCGAGCCGGTGCTGCTCTGGCGCAGCACCGAGCCGGTGCTGGCAGCACCCCTCTGGTGCGCCCAGCACCGAGGTGGTGCTGCATGGTGCCCCCACGGTGTACGGAGCACCGTGGGCACCTGCTGGTGCGCGCGACACCGTGGTGCGCGCACGGTGCTCGCAGGTGGTGCTGGCAGCACCTCACggtgcgcgcagcaccgagCCAGCGCTGCTCTGGTGCGTGCAGCACCGAGCCGGCGCTGCtctggtgcgcgcagcaccgagCCGTCGCGGTTCTGGTGCTGGCAGTACCCCTCAGGTGCGCGCAGCACCATcctggtgcgcgcagcaccgagGCGGTGCTTGCAGCACCGTCGTGGTGCCCCCACGATGCTCCGTGCACCGTGGGCTCCCACCGGTGTTTGCTGCACCGTGGTGCACGCAGCACCATTGCAGGGGTGCCGCGCAGCACCCTACggtgcgcgctgcaccaccATGCTCAGGTGGTGCGCGCCGCACCACCATGCGTGGGGTTGGTGCACGCTGCACCACCGTGTGTGGGTGGTGAGCACTGCACCACAGCAGCGGCTtcggccatatatatatatatatatatattttataaaaaaaatactgcaGCATCACATATGcgcaaataaaaaaacacagttTACATTAAAGAAACTGGAAGCAATTATTAAATGGCTCTGATATCAATTGTTAGAAAGCacagcggaaagtacctcaagCCCAGCTTGtaaagttgctccacaagtttctccagattGACAAGAGTTTTGACTTGGTGGTAAAGCGTACTACGTAGTATAAAACCAGAGTAACGCTTTAACACTCCACAGCCTAAATACTActtaagaaagaataaaagagagagagagttttttttttttctgatcgATGCTATAATCACCAGAGGGAGGGGCTTTTTATAGCCCCTACATGGCTGGCCTTTGAGGCCAGCCTCTGCATGCAAGTCATTTAACGCATGGCTTGCGTTAGGTGAAACAGGAAAAATGTGGGTCTGCCCACGTGGGCGGCCCCATCAATTAACAATTTGAATAAACGTTATTTTACAATATGAATACATCATGAGCACTATAATATTGCCAGACTTAACCACAAGTCTCCACAGCTCTGACAGGGGTTCACTCCCCAGGGGCCCAGCTTATATATGCGACCTCAAAACTTTcctacctagctagctaggaaacAGAAAACAGCTAATTTATCCAAGTTCCCAAACAAACAGGGTACGTTCTAAGTTCCAATTTACACTTCGGGTGCGAGtctcaaagaaagaaaacataaaaatgtCGTCAAAATATGGGTTGAATCCACTCGTTGATCTATATATGGCCGGTCTGATTCGCAACAGTACCAACGCTAGCTAAAAGTTACgtattaacatataatagaaagaaaattatatatctcGGGATTATACagtagtgtgtatatatatgtgtgtgtaacAGAAAAATCACCTAGTATTAGGGTTTAAGGTCCATAGACTAAGACCTTCAAGGCAGTGCCCTATGATGGACGAAACTGGGACCGCCATCTTCACATC
This genomic interval from Carya illinoinensis cultivar Pawnee chromosome 2, C.illinoinensisPawnee_v1, whole genome shotgun sequence contains the following:
- the LOC122301129 gene encoding SNF1-related protein kinase regulatory subunit gamma-like PV42a, which produces MSYKRRLQTMQQTKEHDSTTKQGTENQWASDKHVGDLMVGKRRLVEVPYTASLAHTMNALVANKVVAVPVAAPPGHWIGAGGSMIMESDKQTGAVRKHYIGMVTMPDILSYIAGDDDDQMIGTGDVSDIDVKMAVPVSSIIGHCLEGLSLWTLNPNTSLLDCMELFSKGIHRALVPLDSHMENISGVELVESASSYRMLTQMDLLRFLKEHAFDIQGIISRTVRESGAVTANVFAITDRTTVIEAIKCMRAAMLNAVPIVRASTDAPAQEDHKQLKNGRGRKLIGTFSATDLRGRLLATLQSWLPLSALDFTESVSKSPLYAASDSPRELVTCVAESSLAEVIDKAVTRHVHRVWVVDQQGFYLSDLFHSQT